From the genome of Hymenobacter sp. PAMC 26628, one region includes:
- a CDS encoding AsmA-like C-terminal region-containing protein → MKKISLRVLLAGLLLVLLAAGGGAWLLGSRYGRALIAQRVRQQLAKSSDLVLGPFEVEFSPWRDFPHLTASLRHLALTDTAHGRPELVLRLDRADARLELGALLHGRVQVTRLTLSDGALREVVDSLGHSWGLRGKRRPGPGKSPALDLGLDSLIINNFTIATRNAYTHSAIGARVRVGRLAGRLAGGVVRVQGLLDGQLEFLQNPSGTLLAHEPVRARVRYHYTFGARQGSFDDTRFTLNGDTVRLSGTHTVDPRNPTGTQLDLRFAGDQPLLAVLNTALPPRLRPYLVGAVSPSKAQVTYRILGLSGPTVRPRTLLSFGLRDARLAWPDSARRINHWDLAATYDNGPGHRPETTTLTLQRCRLYSPAGQLDVALTLRNFRQPYVRGRLSGRTELPELAALLTPRGLWQARRGTAALNVTFQGLLRPPPNRTRLAALQRNLDVRGWVVLRNAELLLPARHARLAALNVHIGIADSVWRLSDASGVLDGMRFQASAATVHLLGYLTGQSATTTVRGDFAVDDLNVGRLRGLLRPPAGAPARPNARRRAQARAALTATLGTSLIPQGMRLSVALHCRRLLLPADTLSDLFVRVYHDGRQVRLQGLTGRIYGGEVQGNLAWPTASAATDVAPINFQLAVHFGTLPYQQLLARLAPVRRPAPGRPGYRKRAALPALRELLLTADGQLDCSIDAVRLPDGQSLRNLRLRLIKEDSLLDMPYLTVTVPQGGQGRASASAIVDDLRLTAAAADVRLRYATLDVQQLLKLLAALNPPDSLVTPARRVARQAARTRRASGRTARGRPRTGSMLTNGVLAATLHVQADQVRYAAVRGGQFRLAVQLRDGAARIDTASLNAFGGRVRLSGVLHTDRGRDHHPLHVQTALDDIQLSEFFGVAQAMHLRVLGGDNIRGTVRLAGDLRTDLDATFLPGFDQTQAYLQADIRNLELIDVEALTESLRFIRKERSGHLYFEPVRTQLILDRGEVLIPGLELNSNLANMAVNGTYALDGRANLYVGANAIQALFGDNKKRIERIKNNQPLAPRPHPGLTYVNLRRASGEAKYHVRLFKKDEQRQQQDQLRLQARQFLVTQRLDTTLHLIR, encoded by the coding sequence ATGAAAAAAATCTCCCTCCGTGTGTTGCTGGCCGGCTTGCTGCTCGTGCTGTTGGCAGCCGGGGGCGGGGCGTGGCTGCTGGGCAGCCGCTACGGCCGGGCGCTGATTGCCCAGCGCGTGCGCCAGCAGCTGGCCAAAAGCTCGGACCTGGTGCTGGGGCCCTTCGAGGTGGAGTTTTCGCCCTGGCGCGACTTCCCGCACCTCACCGCCTCGCTGCGCCACCTGGCCCTGACCGACACGGCCCACGGCCGCCCCGAGCTGGTGCTGCGCCTCGACCGGGCCGATGCGCGCCTGGAGCTGGGGGCCCTGCTGCACGGCCGCGTGCAGGTCACGCGCCTCACGCTCAGCGACGGGGCCCTGCGCGAAGTGGTGGATTCGCTGGGCCACAGCTGGGGGCTGCGCGGCAAGCGCCGGCCCGGCCCGGGCAAGTCGCCGGCGCTGGACTTGGGACTGGATTCGCTCATTATCAACAACTTCACCATCGCCACGCGCAACGCCTACACCCACAGCGCCATTGGGGCCCGGGTGCGGGTGGGGCGCCTGGCGGGCCGGCTGGCGGGCGGCGTGGTGCGCGTGCAGGGCCTGCTGGACGGGCAGCTCGAATTCCTGCAAAACCCGAGCGGCACGCTGCTGGCCCACGAGCCGGTGCGGGCCCGGGTGCGCTACCACTACACGTTTGGGGCCCGGCAGGGCAGCTTCGACGACACGCGCTTCACGCTGAACGGCGACACCGTGCGCCTCAGCGGCACCCACACCGTGGACCCGCGCAACCCCACCGGCACCCAGCTCGACCTGCGCTTTGCCGGCGACCAGCCCCTGCTGGCGGTGCTGAACACGGCCCTGCCCCCGCGCCTGCGGCCGTACCTGGTGGGGGCCGTCAGCCCGAGCAAGGCGCAGGTGACGTACCGCATTCTGGGGCTGAGCGGGCCCACGGTGCGGCCCCGCACGCTGCTCAGCTTTGGGCTGCGCGATGCCCGCCTGGCCTGGCCCGATTCGGCCCGCCGCATCAACCACTGGGACCTGGCCGCCACCTACGACAACGGCCCCGGCCACCGCCCCGAAACCACCACCCTCACCCTCCAGCGCTGCCGCCTGTACTCGCCCGCCGGGCAGCTCGACGTGGCCCTGACGCTGCGCAACTTCCGGCAGCCCTACGTGCGCGGCCGCCTGAGCGGGCGCACCGAGCTGCCCGAGCTGGCGGCCCTGCTCACGCCGCGCGGCCTCTGGCAGGCCCGCCGCGGCACGGCGGCCCTCAACGTCACCTTCCAGGGCCTGCTGCGCCCGCCGCCCAACCGCACGCGGCTGGCGGCGTTGCAGCGCAACCTCGACGTGCGCGGCTGGGTGGTGCTGCGCAACGCCGAGCTGCTGCTGCCCGCCCGCCACGCCCGCCTCGCGGCCCTGAACGTGCACATCGGCATCGCCGACAGCGTGTGGCGGCTCAGCGATGCCTCGGGCGTGCTGGATGGGATGCGCTTCCAGGCCTCGGCCGCCACGGTGCACCTGCTGGGCTACCTCACCGGGCAGTCGGCCACCACCACCGTCCGCGGCGACTTTGCCGTGGACGACCTGAACGTGGGGCGGCTGCGCGGGTTGCTGCGCCCCCCGGCGGGGGCCCCGGCGCGGCCCAACGCCCGCCGCCGGGCCCAGGCCCGCGCCGCCCTCACCGCCACGCTGGGCACCAGCCTCATTCCGCAGGGCATGCGCCTGAGCGTGGCCCTGCACTGCCGCCGCCTGCTGCTGCCCGCCGATACACTTTCTGACTTGTTTGTGCGGGTGTACCACGACGGCCGCCAGGTGCGCCTCCAGGGCCTCACGGGCCGCATTTACGGCGGCGAGGTGCAAGGCAACCTGGCCTGGCCCACCGCCTCTGCCGCTACCGACGTGGCCCCCATCAACTTCCAATTGGCCGTGCATTTTGGCACGCTGCCCTACCAGCAGCTGCTGGCCCGCCTGGCCCCCGTGCGCCGCCCCGCCCCGGGCCGCCCCGGGTACCGCAAGCGCGCCGCGCTGCCCGCCCTGCGCGAGCTGCTGCTGACGGCCGACGGCCAGCTCGACTGCTCCATCGACGCCGTACGCCTGCCGGATGGCCAGTCGCTGCGCAACCTGCGCCTGCGCCTGATCAAGGAAGATTCGCTGCTCGACATGCCCTACCTCACCGTGACGGTGCCCCAGGGCGGGCAGGGCCGCGCCTCGGCCTCGGCCATCGTCGACGACCTGCGCCTGACCGCCGCCGCCGCCGACGTGCGCCTGCGCTACGCCACCCTCGATGTGCAGCAGTTGCTGAAACTGCTCGCCGCCCTCAACCCGCCCGACAGCCTCGTGACGCCCGCCCGGCGCGTGGCCCGCCAGGCCGCCCGCACCCGCCGGGCCAGCGGCCGCACCGCCCGCGGCCGGCCCCGCACGGGCTCGATGCTGACCAACGGCGTGCTCGCAGCCACGCTGCACGTGCAGGCCGACCAGGTACGCTACGCCGCGGTGCGCGGCGGGCAGTTCCGGCTGGCAGTGCAGTTGCGCGACGGCGCGGCCCGCATCGACACGGCCTCCCTCAACGCTTTTGGGGGCCGGGTGCGCCTGAGCGGCGTGCTGCACACCGACCGCGGCCGCGACCACCATCCGCTACACGTGCAAACCGCCCTTGACGACATTCAGCTGTCGGAGTTTTTTGGCGTGGCCCAAGCCATGCACCTGCGCGTGCTGGGCGGCGACAACATCCGCGGCACAGTGCGCCTGGCCGGCGACCTGCGCACCGACCTGGACGCTACTTTTTTGCCCGGCTTCGACCAAACCCAGGCCTACCTCCAGGCCGACATCCGCAACCTGGAGCTTATTGATGTAGAGGCCCTAACCGAGAGCCTCCGGTTCATCCGCAAGGAGCGCAGCGGCCACCTGTACTTCGAGCCCGTGCGCACCCAGCTCATCCTCGACCGCGGCGAGGTGCTGATTCCGGGCCTGGAGCTCAACAGCAACCTGGCCAACATGGCCGTGAACGGCACCTATGCCCTCGACGGCCGCGCCAACCTCTACGTGGGGGCCAACGCCATCCAGGCCCTGTTCGGCGACAACAAGAAGCGCATCGAGCGCATCAAAAACAACCAGCCCCTGGCCCCGCGCCCCCACCCCGGCCTCACCTACGTGAACCTGCGGCGCGCCAGCGGCGAGGCCAAGTACCACGTGCGCCTGTTCAAAAAAGACGAGCAGCGCCAGCAGCAAGACCAGCTGCGCCTCCAGGCCCGCCAGTTCCTCGTCACCCAGCGCCTCGACACCACGCTCCACCTGATACGCTGA
- a CDS encoding 4'-phosphopantetheinyl transferase family protein, whose product MPPPFVHLWHADLAAEHPAWGPTEVTLSETERDRQARFRTDALRQTYGRAHGFLRAVLGPYAGQQPAELVLAAPVLRGKPALPAPAAVQFNLSYRAGRALLAVSNEWAVGADVEALHPMTDALALVQELFSGPEQAALRATAPGGPWEALFYTIWTRKEAYAKALSMGLSLPFAEFSVLEMGADGTPWLAAPAGAQLLGFAAGPGHRGALAVLGAPAGVVPRHFHFPDDLGAV is encoded by the coding sequence ATGCCTCCTCCCTTCGTGCACCTCTGGCACGCCGACCTGGCCGCCGAGCACCCCGCCTGGGGCCCTACTGAAGTCACCTTGTCCGAAACCGAGCGGGACCGGCAGGCGCGGTTTCGCACCGATGCGCTGCGCCAGACTTACGGGCGGGCCCACGGCTTTTTGCGGGCGGTGCTGGGGCCCTATGCTGGGCAGCAGCCGGCGGAGTTGGTGCTGGCGGCGCCCGTGCTGCGCGGCAAGCCGGCGCTGCCGGCCCCGGCGGCGGTGCAGTTCAACCTCTCGTACCGGGCGGGGCGGGCGCTGCTAGCGGTATCGAACGAATGGGCCGTGGGGGCCGACGTGGAAGCCCTGCACCCGATGACCGACGCGCTGGCCCTGGTGCAGGAGCTGTTCTCGGGCCCCGAGCAGGCGGCCTTGCGCGCCACCGCGCCGGGGGGGCCCTGGGAGGCCCTGTTCTACACCATCTGGACGCGCAAGGAGGCCTACGCCAAGGCCTTGAGCATGGGCTTGTCGCTGCCGTTCGCGGAGTTTTCGGTGCTGGAAATGGGGGCGGACGGGACGCCGTGGCTGGCCGCGCCGGCGGGGGCCCAGTTGCTGGGCTTCGCGGCGGGGCCGGGCCACCGGGGGGCCCTGGCGGTGCTGGGGGCCCCGGCCGGCGTGGTGCCGCGCCACTTCCATTTTCCTGATGATTTGGGAGCTGTTTGA
- a CDS encoding DUF2971 domain-containing protein — protein sequence MESTALQNPFFDSIPLNKSLFHYTDAGGLVGLVNGKLWLTSLHYQNDSKEYYYAINMLKDILNTEYPGLLHDTTISMLGRKMSLSFSFSLSEQGDSLSQWRGYCPKGGFALSFENVSFNNFIKDNNLQIVKCVYNVNDQKEVLRKYVIGITQAQFEHARATKDSSELPFSVNTLHYEIFNKISRVAPILKDPNFCQEEEWRLIKTLISTDAHRQYGSNALSEILPSNNVKVRPRGNAFIPYVEIPLKHDESRRNVSVAIVRMSPSNLPDNLRKFAEDACKSLLYTSDKVAHYNAEVVSSIIPYIT from the coding sequence ATGGAATCTACGGCCCTACAAAATCCATTTTTCGACTCAATTCCTTTAAATAAAAGCCTTTTCCATTATACTGATGCGGGAGGGCTTGTGGGACTAGTAAATGGCAAATTATGGTTGACAAGTCTGCATTATCAAAACGATTCAAAAGAATATTATTATGCAATAAACATGCTGAAGGATATTCTAAATACCGAATACCCGGGATTATTGCATGATACTACCATAAGTATGTTAGGTAGAAAAATGTCATTAAGTTTCTCCTTTTCACTATCAGAGCAAGGTGACTCTTTAAGTCAATGGAGAGGATATTGCCCAAAAGGTGGTTTTGCATTATCTTTTGAAAACGTGAGTTTTAATAATTTTATAAAAGATAATAATTTGCAAATTGTAAAGTGCGTATATAATGTTAATGATCAGAAGGAAGTGCTAAGGAAGTATGTAATAGGAATTACTCAAGCGCAATTTGAGCATGCAAGAGCTACGAAGGACTCGTCAGAGCTTCCATTTTCAGTCAACACACTACATTACGAGATATTTAATAAAATTAGTAGAGTAGCTCCAATTTTAAAGGATCCTAATTTTTGCCAAGAAGAAGAATGGCGCTTAATTAAGACCCTTATATCAACGGATGCACATCGTCAGTATGGAAGTAATGCACTTTCTGAAATATTGCCATCAAATAATGTGAAAGTTCGCCCTAGAGGTAATGCTTTTATTCCTTATGTAGAAATCCCACTTAAGCATGATGAAAGTAGGCGAAACGTCAGTGTTGCGATAGTCAGAATGAGTCCTAGTAACTTGCCTGATAATTTGAGAAAATTTGCTGAAGATGCATGTAAGAGCTTGCTTTATACGAGCGATAAAGTCGCTCATTACAATGCTGAAGTTGTGTCATCAATAATTCCATATATTACTTAA
- a CDS encoding Pls/PosA family non-ribosomal peptide synthetase, giving the protein MLDVNEPLVSPPPAADPAPPAPEFEVLFQKKEKLIAGYLAAFAVVYYRHQPERAPAQLQATLHIANAALDFPAAAVTLGLHDGLPLAEVEAEAAAQIALALAGVAEELGAGIVRARISFPAPEAQRPDQTWCVTLGFEQPEAVAVGFSCAEAAGGLRVELFMPAHVQSVFGQLATAPGATVGHVFFLAPDEVAQLRQFATVPQRAPDGGPQQLHRLFEETARTYPNHPAVQWAGRAVPYHELDALAEALAARLQAAGVRAGDFVGLLMHKSVELYAGMLAVLKAGAAYVPLDLSYPADRVTFILNDCGARALLVNDDAPDYLAAWPGQVLLAEAPAGAPAPAAPLGPVAGGPESIAYVIYTSGTTGLPKGVLIPHRSICHLVRAEQLLFQATPQDRVAQGFSVAFDASLEELWLAWAAGAALVPVPEETMKAPDALPDFLSANQVTVFSTVPTLLSLLASTVPSLRLLILGGEVCPPELLAKWASRQCRVVNTYGPTEATVVATAADFVPGQKLTIGRPLAGYEALLLDHLGQLVPLGATGELCIGGPALAAGYLNRPELTAAKFNTVAELATGFSGRLYRTGDLARFEADGNVDFLGRIDTQVKIRGFRVELAEIESLLLQWPGIRNAAVALKTGDDGVQKLIAYLILDPVHPLLDAQAVRTYLRERLAPYMLPAALVPLATFPLLTSGKVDRKALPYPVSDAAAPTRELALPRTPTEAAVYAAWQKRFDTSDLSTTDDFFEIGGNSLLASLIISELRQQPQFAGLSVKEMYTRRTIEALAQAVDAGAAAAPAAVAAVPAGPPVPRASHAMRVFTAVLQAAAVFLFYLVPVLILNTSIAVRPWLTAQSDWAIVALVAAAVLAYVPVACGLVIVFKWLIIGRFKAGEYPLWGLYYVRFWVVKKLVEAAPTQLLSATPYLNVFYRLLGARIGHGVYLGSTRLMAFDLLTLDDGASIAREAGLLGYRVERDRLILGPIRVGRDAYVGLRAILETDTELGDEAELDDLSVVAAGHRVPAREGWQGSPSQRVRTLAGAAPSRVRPGAAYMVVQTLAIALMLLLPTGASVPVFGLFYEAVERWGLLPALPALVPLAAAYVLVLGALLALTKRFVAGRQLAGTLPLYSLAYVRHWLADAVLAQSLSVLKPVYATIYAPFWLRLLGAKVGRRAEISTLNHISADHLTVEAGAFLADSVSVGAPRVQRGQVAVEATVVGARTFIGNSAVLAGGTVLGTGQLVGALSTAPPAGAPPNTSWVGSPAFLLPNRSVSATFTDALTFDPPTRLVWARGAMEFFKITLPFAFVSATFAAVYHYCAWHLRNGYPFWISALLGTGVLLGTVLALSLLTAATKWVLIGRYRPSEKPLWSSYVWRNELVNSLCESYVFLYWVTPLLGTPFATSFFLLMGTRFGHSVYLDTTEITEFDLAWVADHAVLNNGSTIQTHLFEDRIMKMSTLRIGRYATVGTSSVVLYDSVIGPGATLKSLSLLMKGETLPANTRWQGIPCAFVPGGNG; this is encoded by the coding sequence ATGCTTGACGTAAACGAACCGCTGGTTTCGCCGCCGCCCGCGGCCGACCCGGCGCCGCCGGCCCCCGAATTTGAAGTTCTGTTTCAGAAAAAGGAAAAGCTGATTGCCGGCTACCTGGCTGCCTTCGCGGTGGTGTACTACCGCCACCAGCCCGAGCGCGCCCCGGCCCAGCTGCAAGCCACGCTGCACATCGCCAACGCCGCGCTCGACTTTCCCGCCGCCGCGGTGACGCTGGGCCTGCACGACGGCCTCCCGCTGGCCGAAGTGGAGGCCGAAGCCGCTGCCCAAATCGCCTTGGCCCTGGCCGGCGTGGCTGAGGAGCTGGGCGCAGGCATTGTGCGGGCCCGCATCTCCTTCCCCGCCCCCGAGGCCCAGCGCCCCGACCAAACCTGGTGCGTGACGCTGGGCTTCGAGCAGCCCGAGGCCGTGGCCGTGGGCTTCAGCTGCGCCGAGGCCGCGGGCGGGCTGCGCGTTGAGCTCTTCATGCCCGCCCACGTGCAAAGCGTGTTCGGGCAGCTGGCCACGGCGCCGGGCGCCACCGTGGGCCACGTGTTCTTCCTGGCCCCCGACGAGGTGGCGCAGCTCCGGCAGTTCGCCACCGTCCCCCAGCGCGCACCCGACGGGGGCCCCCAGCAGCTGCACCGGCTGTTTGAGGAAACCGCCCGCACCTACCCTAATCACCCGGCCGTGCAGTGGGCTGGCCGCGCCGTGCCCTACCACGAGCTGGACGCCCTGGCCGAGGCACTGGCCGCGCGCCTGCAAGCGGCCGGCGTGCGGGCCGGCGACTTCGTGGGCCTGCTCATGCACAAGTCGGTGGAGCTGTACGCCGGCATGCTGGCCGTGCTCAAGGCCGGGGCCGCCTACGTGCCCCTCGACCTCTCCTACCCCGCCGACCGCGTCACCTTCATCCTCAACGACTGCGGGGCCCGGGCCCTGCTCGTGAACGACGATGCGCCCGACTACCTCGCCGCCTGGCCCGGCCAGGTGCTGCTGGCCGAAGCGCCAGCCGGGGCCCCCGCACCGGCCGCACCGCTGGGCCCCGTGGCCGGGGGCCCCGAGTCCATTGCCTACGTCATCTACACCTCCGGCACCACGGGGCTGCCCAAGGGCGTGCTCATCCCGCACCGCAGCATTTGCCACCTGGTGCGGGCCGAGCAGCTGCTGTTTCAGGCCACCCCGCAGGACCGCGTGGCGCAGGGCTTTTCGGTGGCCTTTGATGCGTCGCTGGAAGAATTGTGGCTGGCCTGGGCCGCCGGGGCCGCCCTGGTGCCCGTGCCCGAGGAAACCATGAAGGCCCCCGACGCCCTCCCCGACTTCTTGAGCGCCAACCAGGTAACGGTATTTTCGACCGTGCCCACGCTGCTCTCGCTGCTGGCCAGCACCGTCCCCAGCCTGCGCCTGCTCATCCTCGGCGGTGAGGTATGCCCGCCCGAGCTGCTGGCCAAGTGGGCCAGCCGCCAGTGCCGCGTGGTGAACACCTACGGCCCCACCGAAGCCACCGTGGTGGCCACCGCCGCCGACTTCGTGCCCGGCCAGAAGCTCACCATCGGCCGGCCCCTGGCGGGCTACGAGGCGCTGCTGCTCGACCACCTCGGGCAGCTCGTGCCGCTGGGCGCCACCGGCGAGCTGTGCATTGGGGGCCCCGCGCTGGCCGCCGGCTACCTCAACCGCCCCGAGCTGACGGCCGCCAAGTTCAACACCGTGGCCGAGCTGGCCACCGGCTTCAGCGGCCGCCTCTACCGCACCGGCGACCTGGCCCGCTTCGAGGCCGACGGCAACGTTGACTTTTTGGGCCGCATCGACACGCAGGTGAAAATCCGGGGCTTCCGAGTGGAGCTGGCCGAAATTGAGTCGCTGCTCTTGCAGTGGCCCGGCATCCGCAACGCCGCCGTGGCCCTGAAAACCGGCGACGACGGCGTGCAGAAGCTCATCGCCTACCTCATCCTCGACCCGGTCCACCCGCTGCTCGACGCCCAGGCCGTGCGCACTTACCTGCGCGAGCGGCTCGCGCCCTACATGCTGCCGGCCGCGCTGGTGCCGCTGGCCACGTTCCCGCTGCTCACCAGCGGCAAGGTCGACCGCAAGGCCCTCCCCTACCCGGTGAGCGACGCCGCGGCCCCCACCCGCGAGCTGGCCCTGCCCCGCACCCCCACCGAAGCCGCCGTGTACGCCGCCTGGCAGAAGCGCTTCGACACGTCGGACCTCTCCACCACCGACGACTTTTTCGAGATTGGCGGCAACTCGCTGCTGGCCTCGCTCATCATTTCCGAGCTGCGCCAGCAGCCCCAGTTCGCCGGCCTTTCGGTGAAGGAGATGTACACGCGCCGCACCATCGAGGCCCTGGCCCAGGCCGTGGACGCGGGCGCTGCTGCCGCGCCCGCCGCCGTGGCAGCGGTTCCCGCCGGGCCCCCGGTGCCGCGCGCCTCGCACGCCATGCGGGTGTTCACGGCCGTGCTGCAAGCGGCGGCCGTGTTCCTGTTCTACCTCGTGCCGGTGCTGATTTTGAACACTTCCATCGCCGTGCGGCCTTGGCTGACGGCGCAGTCCGATTGGGCCATTGTGGCGCTGGTAGCGGCCGCGGTGCTGGCCTACGTGCCAGTAGCTTGCGGGCTGGTCATTGTGTTTAAGTGGCTGATTATTGGCCGGTTCAAAGCGGGCGAGTACCCGCTGTGGGGCCTGTACTACGTCCGTTTTTGGGTGGTGAAAAAGCTGGTGGAAGCCGCGCCCACCCAGTTGCTCTCGGCCACGCCCTACCTCAACGTGTTCTACCGCCTGCTGGGGGCCCGCATCGGCCACGGCGTGTACCTGGGCTCGACGCGCCTGATGGCCTTCGACCTGCTGACGCTGGACGACGGCGCCAGCATTGCCCGCGAGGCCGGCCTGCTGGGCTACCGCGTCGAGCGCGACCGCCTCATCCTGGGGCCCATCCGGGTGGGGCGCGACGCCTACGTGGGCCTGCGCGCCATCCTCGAAACCGACACCGAACTGGGCGACGAGGCCGAGCTGGACGACCTCTCGGTGGTGGCGGCCGGCCACCGCGTACCGGCCCGCGAGGGTTGGCAGGGCTCGCCCTCGCAGCGGGTGCGCACGCTGGCCGGCGCCGCCCCGTCGCGCGTGCGGCCAGGGGCCGCTTATATGGTGGTCCAAACCCTGGCCATTGCCCTGATGCTGCTGCTGCCCACGGGCGCCTCGGTGCCGGTATTTGGCCTCTTCTACGAAGCCGTGGAGCGCTGGGGGTTGCTGCCGGCGCTGCCGGCGCTGGTGCCGCTGGCGGCCGCCTACGTGCTGGTGCTGGGGGCCCTGCTGGCCCTCACCAAGCGCTTCGTGGCGGGGCGGCAGCTAGCAGGAACGCTGCCGCTCTACAGCCTGGCCTACGTGCGCCACTGGCTGGCCGACGCCGTGCTGGCCCAGAGCCTGAGCGTGCTCAAGCCGGTGTACGCCACCATTTACGCGCCGTTCTGGCTGCGCTTGCTGGGCGCCAAAGTGGGCCGCCGGGCCGAAATCTCGACCCTCAACCACATCTCCGCCGACCACCTCACGGTGGAGGCCGGCGCCTTCCTGGCCGATTCGGTGAGCGTGGGGGCCCCGCGCGTACAGCGCGGCCAGGTGGCTGTAGAAGCCACTGTGGTGGGGGCCCGCACCTTCATCGGCAACAGCGCGGTGCTGGCCGGGGGCACGGTGCTGGGCACGGGCCAGCTCGTGGGGGCCCTGTCCACGGCGCCGCCCGCGGGGGCCCCGCCGAACACGTCGTGGGTGGGCTCGCCGGCGTTTTTGCTGCCCAACCGGTCGGTGTCGGCCACGTTCACCGACGCCCTCACGTTCGACCCGCCCACGCGCCTGGTCTGGGCGCGGGGCGCGATGGAATTCTTCAAAATCACGCTGCCGTTCGCCTTCGTATCGGCCACGTTTGCGGCGGTGTATCACTACTGCGCCTGGCACCTGCGCAACGGCTACCCGTTCTGGATCAGCGCGTTGCTGGGCACGGGCGTGCTGCTGGGCACCGTGCTGGCGCTGTCGCTGCTCACCGCCGCCACCAAGTGGGTGCTCATCGGGCGCTACCGGCCCTCCGAAAAGCCGCTGTGGTCGAGCTACGTGTGGCGCAACGAGCTGGTCAACTCGCTGTGTGAGAGCTACGTGTTCCTGTACTGGGTGACGCCGCTGCTGGGCACGCCGTTCGCCACCTCGTTCTTCCTGCTCATGGGCACCCGCTTCGGCCACTCGGTGTACCTGGACACGACCGAAATCACGGAATTCGACCTGGCCTGGGTGGCCGACCACGCCGTGCTCAACAACGGCAGCACCATCCAAACCCACTTGTTCGAGGACCGCATCATGAAGATGTCGACCCTGCGCATCGGGCGCTACGCCACGGTGGGTACCTCGTCGGTAGTGCTCTACGATTCAGTCATCGGCCCCGGCGCCACCCTCAAAAGCCTGTCGCTGCTAATGAAAGGCGAAACCCTGCCCGCCAACACCCGCTGGCAAGGCATCCCGTGCGCCTTTGTGCCGGGGGGCAATGGGTGA
- a CDS encoding sensor histidine kinase: protein MADFSFRRALQPLIHVLVWGLFGLTFLLFHPLTGRVVMPPQFWVKQGVMLAVWVAAFYLTAGVSVPRLLFRGHTGWFVGALVATAALLLLANYGLEKQLHLRELMDRAFHAATQPVGAGPQLLRGPGGPRGPRSAFRFDATGTGTLITLLVLGIATSITVVQRWQNEAQGRERLEQQRVLSELASLKAQINPHFFFNTLNNIYALTLLDGEQARTAIHRLSRMMRYVLYDTAAGPTLLSQEVAFIQDYITLMQLRLTDRVSVEFAPPAPLHDVPLAPMLLLPFVENAFKHGAAASHTSRIVVALRQPTPQTLALEVRNTLLPTPTTDLAGSNGIGLANTRRRLELLYPGRYNLRVTERTPANEYLVELALTVE from the coding sequence ATGGCCGATTTCTCCTTCCGGCGCGCCCTCCAGCCGCTCATTCACGTGCTGGTGTGGGGGCTGTTCGGGCTCACGTTTTTGCTGTTTCACCCGCTCACCGGGCGCGTCGTCATGCCCCCGCAGTTCTGGGTGAAGCAGGGCGTGATGCTGGCCGTGTGGGTGGCGGCCTTCTACCTCACGGCGGGCGTCAGCGTGCCGCGGCTGCTGTTTCGGGGGCACACGGGCTGGTTTGTGGGGGCCCTGGTGGCCACGGCCGCGCTGCTGCTGCTGGCCAACTACGGCCTGGAAAAGCAGCTGCACCTGCGCGAGCTGATGGACCGCGCCTTCCACGCGGCCACCCAGCCGGTGGGCGCGGGGCCCCAGCTGCTGCGGGGCCCCGGTGGCCCGCGGGGCCCCCGCAGCGCCTTCCGCTTCGATGCCACCGGCACCGGCACGCTCATTACGCTGCTGGTGCTGGGCATTGCCACCAGCATCACGGTGGTGCAGCGCTGGCAAAACGAGGCCCAGGGCCGCGAGCGGCTCGAGCAGCAGCGCGTGCTCTCGGAGCTGGCCTCGCTGAAGGCGCAAATCAACCCGCACTTCTTTTTTAATACGCTCAACAACATCTACGCCCTCACGCTGCTCGACGGCGAGCAGGCGCGCACGGCCATCCACCGGCTCTCGCGCATGATGCGCTACGTGCTTTACGACACGGCCGCGGGCCCCACGCTGCTCAGCCAGGAGGTGGCCTTCATTCAGGACTACATCACCCTGATGCAGCTGCGCCTCACCGACCGCGTGAGCGTGGAATTTGCGCCGCCCGCGCCGCTGCACGACGTGCCGCTGGCCCCCATGCTGCTGCTGCCCTTCGTCGAGAACGCCTTTAAGCACGGCGCGGCGGCCTCGCACACCAGCCGCATTGTGGTGGCCCTGCGCCAGCCCACGCCCCAAACCTTGGCGTTGGAAGTGCGCAACACGCTGCTGCCCACGCCCACCACCGACCTGGCCGGCAGCAACGGCATCGGCCTGGCCAACACCCGCCGCCGCCTCGAACTGCTCTACCCCGGCCGCTACAACCTGCGCGTAACCGAGCGCACGCCCGCCAACGAATACCTGGTGGAGCTGGCGCTGACGGTGGAGTAG